A genomic segment from Malus domestica chromosome 05, GDT2T_hap1 encodes:
- the LOC103405694 gene encoding uncharacterized protein At4g06744-like, with amino-acid sequence MGNFILLNIEHLFHAFFIILIPCFFDGVICTDSESSSILPPLIPLPPLPPLVPLPPLPPLIPQLLNFADQRLALVYPIIMTFRNMIISDPLGITQTWVGSDICNYKGFYCDNPPDNKSATTLASIDFNGFQLSAPTLDGFIDQLPDLALFHANSNNFSGIVSPKIANLQYLYELDISNNNFSGPFPTAVLTMNSLSFLDIRYNSFTGSVPPQIFKQTLDVLFINNNNFIQKLPDNLGATRALYLTLANNRFTGPIPKSIGSASSSLKEVLLLNNLITGCIPYELGFLRDATLFDAGNNRLTGPLPCSLGCLDKMEELNFAGNLLYGKVPEVVCELGNLVNLSLSNNYFTSVGPICRQLIKNGVLDLRKNCIQHLADQRSVEECALFFVNPRSCPDPSTFSLLPCKVPPKSKGHLVSDNAAFSKHRL; translated from the exons ATGGGAAATTTCATTTTACTAAACATTGAACATCTGTTTCATGCCTTCTTCATCATCCTAATTCCTTGTTTCTTTGATGGTGTAATTTGCACAGACTCAGAAAGCTCATCAATCTTACCTCCTTTAATCCCCCTTCCCCCATTACCTCCTTTAGTCCCCCTTCCCCCGTTACCTCCATTAATCCCCCAACTTCTGAACTTCGCAGACCAAAGACTAGCTCTTGTTTACCCTATAATCATGACCTTTAGGAACATGATCATTTCTGACCCATTAGGCATCACTCAAACCTGGGTTGGCTCCGACATATGCAACTACAAGGGTTTCTACTGTGATAACCCTCCAGACAATAAAAGCGCCACTACACTTGCATCCATAGATTTCAATGGCTTCCAGCTCAGTGCTCCCACTCTTGACGGCTTCATCGATCAACTTCCTGACCTAGCACTTTTTCATGCTAACTCCAATAATTTCTCAG GTATCGTTTCTCCAAAAATTGCAAATCTCCAATACCTCTATGAGCTTGACATAAGCAACAACAACTTCTCTGGCCCTTTTCCTACTGCTGTTCTCACCATGAATAGTCTATCATTCTTGGACATCCGCTACAATTCCTTCACTGGGTCCGTACCACCCCAAATTTTCAAGCAAACCCTAGACGTCCTTTTCATTAATAACAACAATTTCATACAAAAACTCCCGGACAACCTTGGAGCTACACGAGCCCTTTATCTCACTTTAGCCAACAACAGATTCACCGGCCCAATCCCAAAAAGCATCGGCAGCGCTTCATCATCGTTGAAAGAAGTACTATTATTGAACAATTTGATCACAGGTTGCATCCCTTATGAACTAGGGTTTTTAAGAGATGCAACACTTTTTGATGCCGGAAACAACCGATTGACCGGCCCGCTACCCTGTTCATTGGGATGCTTGGACAAGATGGAGGAACTTAATTTTGCCGGAAACTTACTGTACGGAAAGGTGCCGGAGGTGGTGTGCGAACTAGGAAATTTGGTCAATTTATCGCTGTCCAACAACTATTTCACGTCGGTCGGGCCTATTTGTAGGCAGCTGATAAAAAATGGGGTTCTTGACTTGAGGAAGAACTGTATTCAGCATCTTGCTGATCAAAGATCAGTGGAGGAGTGTGCCTTGTTTTTCGTGAACCCTAGAAGTTGCCCGGACCCGTCGACGTTTAGTTTACTGCCTTGTAAGGTTCCACCAAAATCGAAGGGGCATTTGGTGTCTGATAATGCTGCTTTTTCGAAGCATAGATTGTGA